The nucleotide sequence CACCCTGCTCAATCACCGCCTGAGCGAAGCCGAGCTTCGGGGGCTGCTCGAGTACACCCGCCCCAGGGCGCTCTTTTACGGGCCGGACTTCGCCGACCTGGCCCGGCGGCTAGACCCAGGGGCCTGGCCGCTCGAGGCGCTGCAAACCCTTTCGCCCGGCACCCTTTCGCCCTACCAGGCAGCACCCGACGACCCCGCCCTGATTCTCTTTACCGGCGGCACCACCGGCCTGCCCAAAGGGGCGCTCATCCCATACCGGCAGTTGCTGGTCAATGCCTTCCAGACCTGCTTGAGCTGGGGCCTGCAAAAAGACGACGCCTACATCGTCTCGACCCCCATGTTCCATGCGGCCCTGAATGCCCTGGCGACCCCATTACTCTACCTGGGGGGCCGGGTGATTATTCAGGAAAAGTTCGACCCCGCCGAGTACCTGCACTGGGTTTCGGAACACCGGGTGAGCCTGTTGTTCCTGGTGCCCACCATGTTCCAGATGCTGGCGCTGCACCCGGACTTTGCCACAGCCAACTTAAAGAGCGTGCGCTGGGCCATCTCGGGGGGGGCGCCCTGTCCGGCCCCGGTGCGCGAAGCCTTCAGGGCCAAGCAGGTTCGCTTCAAGCAAGGCTACGGCCTGACCGAGTGCGGCGTGAACTGTTTTACCCTCGAGCTCGACGAAGCCGAGCAGTTCCCCGAGTCGGTAGGCCGCCCCATGCCCCACCTGTGGGCCCGGCTGGTAGATGCCAGCGGCCAGGAAAACCCCCATCAAGGGGAGCTCTGGCTATCCGGGCCGGTGGTCATGTCGGGCTATTTCCACCGCCCCGCCGACACCGCCGAAGCGCTCATTGAGCACGAAGGGCGCCTCTGGCTGCGCACCGGCGACCTTGCCGAGCGCGACGAGCAAGGGCGCTACTTCATTGTGGGGCGGGCCAAGGAGATGTTCATCTCCGGGGGCGAGAACGTCTACCCCATCGAGGTCGAACGGGCCCTCTACGACCACCCCGCAGTGCTGGAGTGTGCGGTGGTGGGCGTGCCCGATGCCCGCTGGGGCGAGGTGGGGCTGGCCGCCATTGTGCTCAAGAACCCGGTGAGCGAGGAGGAGCTACGGGCCTACCTGAAAACCCGGTTGGCCGGGTACAAGGTGCCCAAGCACTTTCTCTTCACCCCCGAGCTACCCAAAAGCGGCCCCGGCAAAATTCTCAAAAGTGCGCTGGCTGCGCGTTTCAAGGGGGAACATGCCTAGCGCTACCGTCAACGGCACCACGCTTTATTACCGGCTCGAGGGTTCAAATGCTCCAGAGGGCCGTCCCACCCTGGTACTGCTCAACGGCATCTTCCAGCGCACCGAGGCCTGGGAGCCCTTAATGCCCTACCTGCATGGCTTTCCGGTTCTGCGCTACGACATGCGCGGACAGGGCCAGAGCGCCGTACCCGAAGGCCCCTACACCCCCGAACTCCATGCCGACGACTTACACGCACTTCTAACGGAACTGGAAATCGGGCGCTACCACCTGCTGGGGCTTTCCAACGGGGGAATTGTGGCCCAGGTGTACGCAGCCCGGCAGCCCGGCGGCTTGCAGAGGCTGGTTCTGCTCTGCACCACGGCTCGAGTAGACCCCTTGATCCGGGCCAAGGTGCGAAGCTGGCAGCTGGCCCTGGAATGGGGTGGCACCCTGGGTCGCTTGCAGATTGCACTGCCCTGGATCT is from Meiothermus sp. CFH 77666 and encodes:
- a CDS encoding alpha/beta fold hydrolase, which translates into the protein MPSATVNGTTLYYRLEGSNAPEGRPTLVLLNGIFQRTEAWEPLMPYLHGFPVLRYDMRGQGQSAVPEGPYTPELHADDLHALLTELEIGRYHLLGLSNGGIVAQVYAARQPGGLQRLVLLCTTARVDPLIRAKVRSWQLALEWGGTLGRLQIALPWIWGRAFLEAHPEIDTPASLEQMFLAAPSVEAQHNLMNGFLTLGDLRPRLANIKAPTLVLSGEEDLLFPPLYSQEIAEAIPGAIHRVLPGVGHVAALENTPLLVQHLTAFLEAHA
- a CDS encoding AMP-binding protein, with translation MELNANWLARLAEYHPDRPAVWWHGHWVSYGELYRRARRAAASLAGLGIQKGDRVGVLSLNHLGYLELYFAAPLLGFVPTLLNHRLSEAELRGLLEYTRPRALFYGPDFADLARRLDPGAWPLEALQTLSPGTLSPYQAAPDDPALILFTGGTTGLPKGALIPYRQLLVNAFQTCLSWGLQKDDAYIVSTPMFHAALNALATPLLYLGGRVIIQEKFDPAEYLHWVSEHRVSLLFLVPTMFQMLALHPDFATANLKSVRWAISGGAPCPAPVREAFRAKQVRFKQGYGLTECGVNCFTLELDEAEQFPESVGRPMPHLWARLVDASGQENPHQGELWLSGPVVMSGYFHRPADTAEALIEHEGRLWLRTGDLAERDEQGRYFIVGRAKEMFISGGENVYPIEVERALYDHPAVLECAVVGVPDARWGEVGLAAIVLKNPVSEEELRAYLKTRLAGYKVPKHFLFTPELPKSGPGKILKSALAARFKGEHA